A single genomic interval of Bradyrhizobium sp. AZCC 1693 harbors:
- a CDS encoding cytochrome P450, giving the protein MAQHVDFDFTSEAFFRDPQAGVAQLRAIGPAVATRFPIVGRVWVTTTYEAAARVLKDSTLFTLRKEGGALVGLPWWMPKVIGTVANNMLTMDEPDHTRLRSIVDEAFRRRAVLDMEPHIRAIADRLSDELFAAGSPADLVQRYARTLPLAVICELLGLPPADRPKFIAWANSMAHLTNAFGFLRLIGGLFKMRRYLQERLRIAREEGGEGLIAELVRVEQEGGRITPDEMVSMVFLLLGAGSETTTHLISGSVFELLKDPARRDWLAADWGRAGLAIEEFLRFVSPVQFSKPRYVRRDVDLEGVKLKKGDRVMAMLVAANLDSGANECPERLDLERRPNRHLSFGTGIHFCLGHQLARIEGICALQALFTRWPGLKLVVEPSEVHWRRRPGIRMIAELPVMAGV; this is encoded by the coding sequence ATGGCACAGCATGTGGATTTCGATTTCACCAGTGAGGCGTTTTTTCGTGATCCGCAGGCCGGCGTCGCGCAACTGCGGGCGATCGGTCCCGCCGTCGCGACGCGATTCCCGATCGTAGGCCGGGTCTGGGTCACCACGACCTACGAGGCGGCGGCGCGGGTGCTGAAGGACAGCACGCTCTTCACGCTGCGCAAGGAGGGCGGGGCGCTGGTCGGGCTGCCCTGGTGGATGCCGAAAGTGATCGGAACGGTCGCCAATAACATGCTGACGATGGACGAGCCGGATCACACGCGGCTGCGAAGTATCGTCGATGAGGCGTTCCGCCGCCGCGCGGTGCTCGACATGGAGCCGCATATCCGAGCGATCGCCGATCGTCTCTCCGATGAATTGTTTGCGGCGGGAAGCCCCGCTGATCTGGTGCAGCGCTACGCGCGGACGCTGCCGCTTGCGGTGATCTGCGAACTACTCGGCCTGCCGCCGGCCGACCGGCCGAAATTCATTGCCTGGGCCAATTCGATGGCGCATCTCACCAATGCATTCGGTTTTCTGCGGTTGATCGGCGGCCTCTTCAAGATGCGCCGCTATTTGCAAGAACGCCTGCGGATCGCCCGTGAAGAGGGCGGCGAAGGATTGATCGCGGAACTGGTGCGCGTCGAGCAGGAGGGCGGACGCATCACGCCGGACGAAATGGTCTCGATGGTGTTTCTGCTGTTGGGTGCGGGTTCCGAGACCACCACGCATCTGATCAGTGGTTCGGTGTTCGAACTGCTGAAGGATCCGGCGAGGCGCGACTGGCTCGCGGCGGACTGGGGCCGCGCCGGGCTCGCGATCGAGGAATTTTTGCGCTTCGTCTCGCCGGTGCAATTCTCCAAGCCGCGCTACGTGCGCAGGGATGTCGACCTCGAGGGCGTGAAACTGAAGAAGGGCGACCGGGTGATGGCGATGCTCGTCGCCGCCAATCTGGACTCCGGCGCGAATGAGTGTCCCGAACGGCTTGATCTCGAGCGGCGGCCGAACCGGCATCTATCGTTCGGCACCGGGATCCATTTCTGCCTTGGCCACCAGCTCGCGCGGATCGAAGGGATCTGCGCGCTGCAGGCGCTGTTCACGCGCTGGCCGGGATTAAAGCTGGTGGTCGAGCCGTCGGAAGTTCATTGGAGAAGGCGGCCGGGCATTCGCATGATCGCAGAGTTGCCCGTGATGGCCGGCGTTTGA
- a CDS encoding DUF3616 domain-containing protein: protein MTRLLVVAILSTLITSGIAAAQAANLIATYRGACDGSAAVALDRDRFAVADDDSNVLNVYRTGQEAAILELNLDQFLEAPKKKKPGPDGNPVFKEADIEGAARIGDRIYWIGSHGRDSDGNAEPGRSRLFATRIVSHPDGSRLEPINPRAYTSLREDMFDDSKLKPLKLSKAFASGEKKGPAPEAKNGFNIEGLAATPEGGLLIGFRNPRPGKQAIVVPLNNPADVVDAGKKPVFGNPRLLDLEGRGIRSIEWINNVYVIVAGPYGKAKESKIKPPFALFTWSGNEADVKPRMMKKIKLPDDFAPEAVFEIPGSSNMMLLSDDGTDKCKDADKPRKSFRALTVPAPK, encoded by the coding sequence ATGACCCGCCTGTTGGTTGTCGCCATCCTATCCACACTCATCACTTCCGGAATAGCTGCAGCACAAGCCGCTAATCTGATCGCGACCTATCGCGGCGCCTGCGACGGCTCGGCTGCGGTTGCGCTCGACCGGGATCGTTTTGCCGTGGCCGATGACGACAGCAATGTCCTCAACGTCTACCGAACGGGACAAGAGGCAGCCATTCTGGAACTCAACCTGGATCAGTTCCTCGAAGCGCCGAAAAAGAAGAAGCCCGGACCGGATGGCAATCCGGTTTTCAAGGAAGCCGACATCGAAGGTGCGGCGCGTATCGGTGATCGCATCTACTGGATCGGTTCGCACGGCCGCGATTCCGATGGCAATGCGGAGCCGGGTCGGTCACGCCTGTTTGCGACCCGTATCGTATCGCATCCGGATGGATCGCGTCTGGAGCCGATAAATCCCCGCGCGTATACGTCCCTGCGTGAAGACATGTTCGACGACTCAAAGCTGAAGCCGCTGAAGCTTTCCAAAGCTTTTGCGTCCGGCGAGAAGAAAGGGCCAGCTCCTGAAGCAAAGAACGGCTTCAATATCGAAGGCCTCGCTGCAACACCTGAAGGCGGCCTCCTGATTGGATTTCGCAATCCGCGTCCCGGCAAACAGGCGATAGTCGTCCCTCTCAATAATCCGGCCGACGTAGTGGACGCGGGAAAGAAGCCTGTCTTCGGCAATCCAAGGCTGCTTGATCTCGAGGGGCGTGGCATCCGCAGCATCGAATGGATAAACAACGTCTACGTCATCGTCGCCGGGCCGTATGGCAAAGCCAAGGAGTCGAAGATCAAGCCGCCATTCGCCCTCTTCACCTGGAGCGGCAACGAGGCCGACGTCAAACCGCGCATGATGAAGAAAATCAAACTCCCGGACGATTTCGCACCCGAAGCGGTATTCGAAATTCCGGGCAGTTCAAACATGATGCTGCTGTCCGACGATGGAACCGACAAGTGCAAGGACGCGGACAAACCCAGGAAATCTTTTCGAGCTTTGACCGTTCCGGCGCCGAAGTGA
- a CDS encoding TetR/AcrR family transcriptional regulator, whose protein sequence is MQRPAELDLPGVTPSRQKRSRETTAALLQAGAEMLRTHSLAELSIEALCRQVGATVGAFYSRFESKDAYFNALIELAARDGGSRLSRMKEDRRLADADLAELSRLLVRGTIGWIRNHEGVLRAALQHDDTRPDRWSTFKGLARANVADATPILLGAMGRANKAAKTRAIAFGFQIVLGTLVNAILNDPGPLSIHDREMEDRLANCLRLLLQTEMTAPTVRPSRRRKKQARRPRA, encoded by the coding sequence ATGCAGCGACCGGCCGAACTCGACCTTCCCGGCGTCACCCCGTCGCGGCAGAAGCGCAGCCGCGAGACCACGGCCGCCCTGCTCCAGGCCGGCGCGGAGATGTTGCGCACGCACAGCCTCGCGGAATTGTCGATCGAGGCGCTGTGCCGGCAGGTCGGCGCCACCGTTGGCGCCTTCTACAGCCGGTTTGAGAGCAAGGACGCCTATTTCAATGCGTTGATCGAGCTCGCCGCGCGCGACGGCGGAAGCCGGCTGTCGCGGATGAAGGAAGACAGGCGATTGGCCGATGCCGATCTCGCCGAGCTCAGCCGTCTCCTCGTCCGCGGGACCATCGGCTGGATCCGAAACCACGAAGGCGTGCTGCGCGCAGCACTTCAGCACGACGACACGAGGCCGGACCGGTGGTCCACCTTCAAGGGGCTGGCGCGCGCCAACGTGGCGGACGCCACGCCGATTCTGCTTGGCGCCATGGGCCGGGCCAACAAGGCGGCAAAAACGCGCGCCATCGCCTTCGGCTTTCAGATCGTGCTGGGAACGCTGGTCAACGCCATCCTCAACGATCCCGGGCCGCTATCCATTCACGACCGGGAAATGGAAGATCGGCTGGCGAACTGCCTGCGGCTGTTGCTGCAGACGGAGATGACGGCGCCGACAGTTCGCCCTTCGCGCCGGCGCAAGAAACAGGCTCGTCGTCCACGGGCTTGA
- a CDS encoding arylsulfatase: MAAGSAKPFGGTIGKTVAGSKPWWPQTPKPPQGAPNILVVLFDDVGFSDFGCYGSAIRTPTIDKLAAEGLRYSGFHTTAMCSTTRAALLTGRNHHSVGVGCLANFDSGYPGYRGKIAREAGTLAEMLRPHGYRNYMVGKWHVTPLTESGATGPFDGWPLGRGFDRFYGFLDAETDQFAPELVSDNTHVDAPGVYADGYHLTSDLIDQSIRFIANHTADRPDIPWLTWVALGACHAPHQAPMDIIKSYDGMFAHGWDVEREQRMARQKAMGIVPPETRLPARNDGVKAWEEHSADEKRVFTRLQAAFAGMLDHADQHLARLIGFLDTAGIRDNTLILVLSDNGASQEGGPLGFVNAMGPYNFRPEPIAEKLRRIDDIGGPDSHSNFPHGWAMASNTPLRRYKQNTHGGGIRDPFVMNWPKKIAAKGEVRHQFVHACDLTPTLLDLIGIAPPAEIGGVAQMPIEGESFARSIADPAAPSKSSPQYFEMFGHRGIWQDGWKAVSFHPSGTPFENDKWELFHLAQDFSETNDLAAQEPERLEAMIKLWWREAEKHNVLPLDDRFGPRFAENAARFHGARNKFTFHAGMGHVPTDVAPDVRSRSYTIEAHVEIGDDGAEGVLIAHGDATSGYSLYIKDGVLVHDLNIGGGHEIVTSNRKVPSGAHRLGVHVERLLRKEPPAKGSRTGVTAYTLLIDGEAAGSIQTQLAFNNFISWSGLDIGRDRSSPVSHYAAPFEFTGQLLRVTVDMHDDQKLDGEGVGAAEMARQ; this comes from the coding sequence ATGGCGGCAGGCAGCGCAAAACCGTTCGGCGGCACGATCGGCAAGACGGTGGCTGGCTCAAAACCCTGGTGGCCGCAGACGCCGAAGCCGCCGCAGGGCGCGCCGAACATCCTGGTCGTGCTGTTCGACGATGTGGGATTCTCCGATTTCGGCTGCTACGGCTCGGCGATCAGGACGCCGACCATCGACAAGCTCGCCGCCGAAGGTCTGCGCTATTCGGGCTTCCACACTACGGCAATGTGCTCGACGACGCGCGCCGCGCTGCTCACCGGGCGCAACCATCATTCGGTCGGCGTCGGCTGTCTCGCCAATTTCGATAGCGGTTACCCCGGCTATCGCGGCAAGATCGCGCGCGAGGCGGGTACGCTGGCGGAAATGCTGCGGCCGCACGGCTATCGCAACTACATGGTCGGCAAATGGCACGTCACGCCTTTGACCGAAAGCGGCGCCACCGGGCCGTTCGACGGGTGGCCGCTCGGCCGCGGCTTCGACCGCTTCTATGGTTTTCTCGATGCCGAGACCGATCAATTCGCGCCGGAGCTCGTTTCCGACAACACGCATGTCGATGCACCCGGCGTCTACGCGGACGGCTATCACCTGACGTCCGACCTGATCGACCAGTCGATCCGTTTTATCGCCAATCACACTGCCGACCGGCCCGATATTCCCTGGCTGACCTGGGTGGCGCTCGGCGCCTGTCACGCCCCGCATCAGGCGCCGATGGACATCATCAAGAGCTATGATGGGATGTTCGCCCATGGCTGGGACGTCGAGCGCGAGCAGCGGATGGCGCGGCAGAAGGCGATGGGGATCGTGCCGCCGGAAACCCGATTGCCCGCCCGCAATGACGGTGTGAAGGCATGGGAAGAGCACAGTGCCGACGAAAAGCGTGTCTTCACGCGGCTGCAGGCGGCGTTTGCCGGCATGCTCGATCACGCCGACCAGCATCTGGCGCGGCTGATCGGCTTTCTTGACACGGCCGGCATCCGCGACAACACGCTGATCCTGGTTTTGTCCGATAATGGCGCGAGCCAGGAGGGCGGGCCGCTCGGTTTCGTCAACGCGATGGGGCCGTATAATTTCCGTCCTGAACCGATCGCGGAAAAGCTGCGCCGGATCGACGACATCGGCGGACCGGATTCGCACAGCAATTTTCCGCACGGCTGGGCGATGGCGTCGAACACGCCGCTGCGCCGCTACAAGCAGAACACCCATGGCGGCGGCATCCGCGATCCCTTCGTCATGAACTGGCCGAAGAAGATCGCCGCCAAAGGTGAGGTGCGCCATCAATTCGTCCATGCTTGCGACCTGACGCCGACCTTGCTCGACCTGATCGGCATCGCGCCGCCGGCCGAAATTGGCGGCGTTGCGCAGATGCCGATCGAAGGCGAGAGCTTTGCGCGCTCGATTGCCGATCCAGCCGCGCCGTCAAAGTCCTCGCCGCAATACTTTGAAATGTTCGGGCATCGCGGGATCTGGCAGGACGGCTGGAAGGCGGTTTCCTTCCATCCCTCCGGCACGCCGTTCGAGAACGACAAATGGGAGCTGTTTCACCTCGCTCAGGATTTTTCGGAGACCAACGATCTGGCGGCGCAAGAGCCCGAGCGGCTTGAAGCGATGATCAAGCTGTGGTGGCGCGAGGCCGAGAAACACAATGTGCTGCCGCTCGACGACCGGTTCGGCCCGCGCTTTGCGGAAAACGCCGCGCGCTTCCATGGCGCACGCAACAAGTTCACCTTTCACGCCGGCATGGGACACGTGCCGACCGACGTCGCGCCCGATGTCCGCAGCCGCAGCTACACCATCGAGGCGCATGTGGAGATTGGCGATGATGGCGCTGAGGGCGTGCTGATCGCCCACGGCGATGCGACGTCAGGCTACAGCCTCTACATCAAGGACGGCGTGCTGGTGCACGATCTCAATATCGGCGGCGGCCATGAGATCGTGACCTCGAACCGCAAGGTGCCGTCAGGCGCGCACCGGCTCGGCGTGCATGTCGAGCGTCTGCTGCGCAAGGAGCCGCCGGCCAAGGGCTCCCGCACGGGCGTGACGGCCTATACGCTCCTGATCGACGGCGAGGCGGCAGGCTCGATCCAGACCCAGCTCGCCTTCAACAATTTCATCTCCTGGTCCGGCCTCGACATCGGCCGCGATCGCTCCAGCCCGGTCTCGCACTACGCGGCGCCGTTCGAATTCACCGGGCAGTTGCTGCGGGTGACGGTCGACATGCATGACGACCAGAAGCTCGACGGCGAGGGGGTGGGGGCGGCCGAGATGGCAAGGCAGTAG
- a CDS encoding invasion associated locus B family protein, whose protein sequence is MKVLVKFAIAAAAISGLCDHSHAQAPKAKNNATPVVQATPAPAAESANTAAPPGWVARCSSASRGAPLECAIEQSAVLTKTGQLIVLINIRVSAETRAPIALVQLPLGLNLPAGAKFQVDEGKTSDLQIQTCEARGCYANLQISPDVLAALKSGKQLMVSFQNLAKETITIPMPLADFGAAYEKIK, encoded by the coding sequence GTGAAAGTTTTAGTAAAATTTGCGATCGCCGCCGCAGCGATATCGGGTTTGTGCGACCATAGCCACGCCCAGGCGCCCAAAGCCAAGAACAACGCCACGCCCGTGGTGCAGGCAACACCGGCACCTGCCGCCGAAAGCGCGAATACTGCCGCACCTCCCGGCTGGGTTGCACGGTGCAGCAGCGCAAGCCGCGGCGCGCCGCTCGAATGCGCGATCGAGCAGAGCGCGGTTCTGACCAAGACCGGCCAGTTGATCGTCCTGATCAATATCCGGGTATCAGCCGAGACCCGCGCGCCGATCGCGCTCGTTCAATTGCCGCTCGGGCTCAACCTGCCGGCTGGTGCCAAATTCCAGGTCGACGAGGGCAAGACATCCGACCTGCAGATCCAGACCTGCGAAGCCCGCGGCTGCTACGCCAACCTCCAGATTTCGCCCGACGTGCTGGCCGCGTTGAAATCCGGCAAGCAGTTGATGGTGTCGTTCCAGAATCTGGCCAAGGAGACGATCACGATTCCGATGCCGCTGGCCGATTTCGGCGCGGCGTATGAGAAGATCAAGTAG